Part of the Equus caballus isolate H_3958 breed thoroughbred chromosome 5, TB-T2T, whole genome shotgun sequence genome is shown below.
CTCCACAGCAGGCAAAGATTCACCACCACTCACAACAGGCCAGTACTCTCAGAGATCAGTTTTGGGAAGGAAAAGCAAGGATGTGGGTCCATCTTTTCACATTGTCTGTGAAATTcttcaagccatactgaggtgtgACAAGAGAATGTCCAGTGTTTCATTAATTGAGTCCACTCTTCTACGGAGAGGACACGACTTTGTCATCCACAGTGCCAAACAGTTCTCTTCTCTTGAAAAAGCACTCCTGTAGAAAGATCTGTGAAATACCTGCCAACCAATGCCTAAGCAGGGGGCAGGGAAGTTTCTGATTTTCTGAGATGGATTTAGATACTTTGTAAGttagataaagaaagaaaactatcatCTAAAAAGTACATTCTGCTAGCATTTCCCTGGAAACGGGCCCTCCCAGCTGCAGACAAACACAGGAAATACAGCCTGTCACTAAAATGAATAGAGAAAAGTCACTTGTCCAACTCAATGAACTACGAGTCCTATTTTTTCCTCACAACagtgaaaagggaaagaaattaaatgatacTTGCTTTGGTTTTGTATTAGCTCCCAAACTGTGATATATTAGAAGGCTGTTAATCATTAAGCcattaaaaattttcctttggttgtaattaatttatttttagaaaacacatTTTACTTATTGGCAACCCTACAGTATTGACAGAAAAATGTATCATATAGTCAGAATTCCAGACCATGGAAAAACAGCTATTAGTAAGGAgaatgttattttactttttgcttgtcaagcattctttaaaaacaaacaaaccccaccccccccaccccccgccgccCCTGAAACAATCTACAACCTTTACTGCATTCCAGGCCTTTAAGAGTgtaaaatctataaaatgggattctCAGACGCAGTAGCACCAGTCAAATATTATAAGAAGTGCTTATTTGAGGCGCtttaaattaaaataggaaataaatcaACATTTCCGTAAATCCAAAGTTACAAGTTTGGACCTGACGTGTCTGTAAGCGGTCTGGGTTAGAGCAATATTGCACCAATCAAGCGAAGTAAATCAAGACACCTCAGAAAAGGTGgtatagaaagaaaatgtcaatttAATCATTTACTTTAGCAGGCAAGCAATTTGTAAACATTCAGTAGCGGCAGCATCCAAGttacaaacaatttaaaaagaaaccaggATTAGTGATTataattctttccttccctttccccaaaagaaaaaaagagaaaagatttggAAATTAATGACTTAAAACACTACAAACATTGAACATTCAGTCATGTCTTCTATCAGCCTTCTATGCAtcctctctgttttatttttaaagatgtatcTACTCCTAAAATGCATTATCTTGCAATAACTTGTACGTGAGCATTTGCAATCTAGGAAGTTGTTCCTGCACACGCATGTGCACGTATTAGCTCAGTTTAAATCCCATTTGCAAAGGGAACATTTATGTCTTGATTCAATGCTTCTTTGACTTCGAGTGGCAGAGTGTCAAAAAGGTGATCTTCCACAACAAGCCCGCTTTTCTTGAGCAGGCGACACTGGCCCAGCTGGGCTGGCAGGCGGTCCAAGCAGTTCCCCTTCAGCTCCAGCTGAGTGAGCTGGGAGAGCTGACCAATTTTCTCTGGGAGGGAGGTGATACAGTTTTGCCCCAGATTCAAAGTCCTCAACTTAACGCATTTAAACAATTGTTTTGGCAGAGTGTCCACTTTGTTCCCAGTGATATGCAAATGCTGCAGGTTCTGAAGCAATCCTATTTCTACTGGAATCATTGAAATGTTGTTGTAGCTTACATCTAAGCATCTGAGTTTCTGTAAACTAAACACTGCCACTGGTAAGGATTCGAGCTTGTTATTAGAGAAATAAAGCGACTCCAAGTTTTTGACATGGGTGATGGAGGGAGGAATGGTAACAATTTTATTATGCCATAATTTTAAACAAGTCAGGCGTTTTAAATGCTGGAAACTGATGATTTCTTCAATTGTGCGTATGTTATTTGATTTTAAATCCAGTTCCTGTAAATTAGAGAGGCTGAAAATAGCATGTGGAATTCTCTctagctcacagttctggagttcGAGCTCGGCGACATTCATCATTTTCTTAAGGCTGTTCAGTACCAAGAGTTTAGTGCCGTCATTGTGAATGACTAGCTTTGTAAGATGTGGAGCCACATCTGTAATGTTGGAGGGAACTTTGGTTAAATTGCTCTTCACGTGGAGGATCTTAAGGTGCCGCAACTCTCGGAGAGATTCAAGTCCTATCATCTTATTATTTTCAGAGTTCAAATTACCTATCAAGTACAACTCTCGAAGGTTTTTGAGCAAATACACCCAGGCAGGAATTTCAGCCACATCAGTGAACTTCACGTGAAGGCATCTCAAGTGATCGCGGAGAAAGCTAAAAGCAGTCTGTTCGACTTTTGCGGGGCAGTGGCAGAGGTGAAGCTCTTGGAGATTAGTCATTTGAGAAATCTTAGCAGGAATTTTCGCTTCTGGAATCAGTTCAAGTTTTAGCACATCCAGGTCTGTGAGGTCAAAAACAGCATCGGGCACACCTGACAGCATAAACAGATGGAGCTCCTGCTTGTCCTGGGCATTGCGTGACACGTGCTGCCTAAGTTTTTCAAATGTCCACTCGTGGTTCAAACTAATTTCCCTAAGTTTATTTTCACTGACTTCCGACAAGAACACACCAAAACGCTTGGAGTAGAGCTGGTCATATTGGTCTACCATATGAAGGAGGAACGCAAAATCGTTTTTGACATCTGGAATGTCACTGAAACTGCTCTCTTCTCTGACTTTTTCAAAAGAATATTCCTTCAAAGGTATCCTGAATAACCAGAAGAGAGTGTAGAGGCAGATAAAACCATAAACACAAATAATGGAGATGTAACTGATGAGAAGCTTTTTCAGCATATAAGCCATATTGTGAGTACACTCAAAGACCTCATAACCGGTCAGGTGCTCAACTTTTGGCTTGCAGACATGCTCAAAGCTGATTGCGTTAACAAAGTTTGCAGTATAGCAGAGAATAAAAATGAACTTGGCTGTTTTGATAACTGTTTGGACCACGTAGAGTTTATAGATCAAGTCACTGTCTTCCACGTGAGCACGGAACTTCCTCACCTTCTCAAACAGGGCCTTGGCCTGTTCCCCGTCTTTTTTATCCAGGATGGTCATGCTGGGGACTTCGATCACGGGCTTCTCAGCTGAAAACTTGAAGCCAGTTTTGTTGATCATTGGGGTGCTGGCACTGGGGCTCCCTTCATCACTGCTGGTAGACACGTGCTTCGGTAGAGTCTGGGCACCTGTTATTCTCTGCTTGTTTTCCTCCGAGTCTTCACACGCTGTCTCAGACAACGCCTTAGTAGTCCAAGGAGATTCAAAGCACTTTCCTAATATTGAAACAAAATGTTCTACTTTGGAGCATGTTTTGGGATATTTGAACCAAAAGTTGCTACTGACCATGAGAATAATAGTATGTATAAGGGCAAGGTATGGAAAGTACTTAGAATACCATGGAAGGGCCAGGTGGTAACACATCtgattaataaatacatattgctGGAAATCCAAGTTTGTTTGTCGACCTATTggatctttcttctctttctttgcctccTGATTTGGAACTGTGGAATCTATGTGAGGATATGTGGCTCTGAGAGGTATGTCAGGTGTCACAGCAGATGTGCCAAAGGAAATGTCATTTGTCGTCCCCCCATCCTGGTCTTGGTCGGCGGCTGCTTCCATCTTCGGGATGTTGGTGGTAACGTCGGCATTTCCTGGGGGGGTGTGTGCCTTTGAATTTACAGGGGATGGCAATACTGGCAAGCAGACCACCTGATCTTTGGTAAGCTGCATGGTTCCTGCAAAGATGGCTACCATCAACATAACAACAGCCAGGTAATCCATAAACACGTCCCACCATGGTTTCAGGATTCGGTAAGTCGGCTGAATGTCATTAAGTGAAGCAACTTCGGCAAGGGTAAACATTCctagaaaacaagcaaacaaaagacaTTATTACAGAGATGCAAGGGAAaaacattaaatgagaaaaaccctTTACTTGGTCCAAACTAAAGTTTTCTCATCCAGGTGCTATCTTTTTATCGAGGATAGGTGCAgtagaaaataaactgaaaggaACTTATATGAGAAAAACAGTGATTTGTTGtaatagatttttctcttctagcctgagagaagagaaaaaaaatggttgGGGAATAAAAATTGCCTTCTAGGTAAGAAATAATGACAGTCTGCACAAGGTCCACAGCAGTTAGAGTAGAAAGAGGAGAGGGGATCTGAATGCCATTTCGCAAACAAAGTTGAAAGATGTGTAATTTACTGGACCTTGAAGAAGGATATGAGAACAGGATGGTATTTGGTGTGGACTAAAGTGTTGAGGTAGAGGGGTAGGATGAATTCTATTTTGTACAAGCCAAAATTGAAGGGTCTGTGTATCAACTCTGGCTAGCCTGTGTACCAGCCTCATACCTACCACTTACTAATGGTGTGATTCTCCCAGGCTTGTATTTCTCACCCGCATAATGGGGATGATAACTTCTAAAGGTTGTTGGAAAGCTTAAATCAAGTAACGATGTAAAGCTCTTTGTACATCCTCTGGCCACAAGTATTTGTTAGCTCTTTATATTACCTCTTATCACCCTGGTGGAAATGTCCCATGGACAGTTGAAATTAAGGTCTAGAGTGTAAGAGGAGTCCTAGTATACATACTTGGAATTTATCAATATATGTAGCTGAAACTCTGGCCTTTGATGCAGCACCTATGGAAAGCATGTGGAATAAGAACAGGGCCAAAGACACAGGCGGGCATGGAATGATCGGTGATGATGACACCAAGTCAGGACCACTAAGACCTTTGATCTCTACCAAAGCTGGTGACCCCAGCAGTAACAAAGAGAATCCTGGTGCCAGAACACTCAAAAATGTGGTCACCATTCACTAACAGCTGGCTGCTTTACAGTCCTGAAActaattatacaaataataaagtACAAGGACAATCATTCTGGAAGTAACCAAGAAAAACACGATGCTTATAGTGGGAAGTAATGGCAACCGGCTTCGTTAATCAGGTATGGGAAACAAATGTTCATATTCTTGGACTTGGAAGTTTCAACTTCTTGAAAAGCAACATGACCACATTGTGCTTTCTCAGGAGGTTCTTGGGTTCCAATATTCATGTGTAAAAtgatttacttctttaaaaaattagtaaaaagcaaaaagataaaagGCCAGGCAAGTACCCAAGGTTCTGggaatgcatttattttttaaataaaagatggaaGATTTTTACCTATCTATTGCAAAAGTTGCCTGGAGTGCTGTGTTGAAAAGGATTCTGAGGCTGACTCTGGCTTCACTAGGAAATAGTGTTATGACTGATTACTAGAGTCTCTTCTGGAATGACAAAATGGAGAGCGGTGGCCTTAGGACTTTGATTCTGCTCATTCTCTGCTGTAGATAAGTCTCTGAAAGCAGGGGCCATGTCCTATTTTTTCTGAAACTCTCCCACCCACCTAGTACCGTACAGAGCAGGTGCAtagtattttttaacaaaatacaaTGAGGATCTATTCAGTTGTACTGGCAATTCtcatatcattttttttaagtgaaatatctTTTATGTAATCAGGTAAACACGAGGCCAAGAAGTCCAAACGCACCTAAACTACTAAGTTGTACTTACATTTTGTGAAAATTGCTAGAACTCACATTTCCAGACTTCAGGGCTTAAGTATGAAATGCCTGGGGCCCAGTCTTTGTACAAAGTTACCAAGGAAGTGGGggaaaagacacagaaatattTGTACCTCAGGAGGGAAAGGGGGAGATAAGCACAGGGGAACCCCTTTATTCTGAGCTCCTGTctcgtgtgtgtgttttccttctgtGAGTCGCTTGGGAACTTAAGCAGGAAGCAAGGCTACTGGAATGCGCAAAACCCAGCTCCGAGCCAGAGGTTACAGAGTGACTCTTGCTTCACGTACAGAGACCGGAGAAAGCACCTCGAACAGGTTCATTTGGCGAAGAACTTTGTATGGTCACACCCAGGGGTCGCAGTTTTAAAGAGCCGTTCGTATGGATGACAGGAAAGCTAAATTTTTTTGCACATAACAATTCTTTCAAATAGGACTTTTCTTTACTCTTCAAATAGCTGCACTGGGCTCTAGAGACACCAGGATGTTTGGGCTGGGAGGACCGAGGgagaagagaattttgaaagctcCTGTACTGGGCATGTTGGTTACTTGTCTTTTAAGCCTTGATTATGACACTGGTTTCTCAGCCTCTAGTCTTGAGCTCCTTCAATCCATCTTCGACCCTGCCGCTGCCCCTTTGGTTAAATTCTTCTCTTCCTCACACTCTCTATGCTCTGGGTTGATAACTTCTTCCAGCTTCTCCAACCACCCATTCTCTCTTGTGTTCAGCTCCTCCTACATTGTTTCCTTTACCTGGAATACTTCCTCCTCACTCCCCTTCAGTAGGCTATCAGGTTTCTGTCACCTTTTCCAGGAAGTCTGGGTGATACGCTCCCACAGGACTCTCTACCTCCACCCATCACAGCCTTTATCACACCGTGGTAGAACCAATTGTTTAGTG
Proteins encoded:
- the LRRC8D gene encoding volume-regulated anion channel subunit LRRC8D isoform X1; protein product: MFTLAEVASLNDIQPTYRILKPWWDVFMDYLAVVMLMVAIFAGTMQLTKDQVVCLPVLPSPVNSKAHTPPGNADVTTNIPKMEAAADQDQDGGTTNDISFGTSAVTPDIPLRATYPHIDSTVPNQEAKKEKKDPIGRQTNLDFQQYVFINQMCYHLALPWYSKYFPYLALIHTIILMVSSNFWFKYPKTCSKVEHFVSILGKCFESPWTTKALSETACEDSEENKQRITGAQTLPKHVSTSSDEGSPSASTPMINKTGFKFSAEKPVIEVPSMTILDKKDGEQAKALFEKVRKFRAHVEDSDLIYKLYVVQTVIKTAKFIFILCYTANFVNAISFEHVCKPKVEHLTGYEVFECTHNMAYMLKKLLISYISIICVYGFICLYTLFWLFRIPLKEYSFEKVREESSFSDIPDVKNDFAFLLHMVDQYDQLYSKRFGVFLSEVSENKLREISLNHEWTFEKLRQHVSRNAQDKQELHLFMLSGVPDAVFDLTDLDVLKLELIPEAKIPAKISQMTNLQELHLCHCPAKVEQTAFSFLRDHLRCLHVKFTDVAEIPAWVYLLKNLRELYLIGNLNSENNKMIGLESLRELRHLKILHVKSNLTKVPSNITDVAPHLTKLVIHNDGTKLLVLNSLKKMMNVAELELQNCELERIPHAIFSLSNLQELDLKSNNIRTIEEIISFQHLKRLTCLKLWHNKIVTIPPSITHVKNLESLYFSNNKLESLPVAVFSLQKLRCLDVSYNNISMIPVEIGLLQNLQHLHITGNKVDTLPKQLFKCVKLRTLNLGQNCITSLPEKIGQLSQLTQLELKGNCLDRLPAQLGQCRLLKKSGLVVEDHLFDTLPLEVKEALNQDINVPFANGI